The genomic interval GAGATCGCGCGGCTGTACCTGCTGTCGACGACGATCGTGCTCGTGCTCATCGACGCCGTCAGCGTCTGGCTCGGCGCCGCCGCCATGAAGCTGGCCTGGCGGGAGATCATGTTCTCCTACAGCGGCTGGTTCGCCTTCCACATGGAGCCGGCCGGATATGTCAAGATGTTCGTGTTCGTGCTCCTCGGCTACGCCATCGTGACGATCTTCGATTTCCGCCGCATCCGGAAGATCCCCATGGATGAAGCACTCAAGAGCGCGGAATAAGCGGCGGACACCGTCCGCAGTCCTCCTTCGGGAAAAAACAGCGCCCGGACAAACACAGCCGCGTTTGTCCGGGCACTTTCCTGCTGTATCCGAGCGGAAGCGGCCGCTAAGAAATTGTATATTTTTGCTCTTGCATCCGTGCCGCCTTTGGCATATCATAGGGCCTTGGAACTTTACCCATTTGTAAGAAAAGGTGAGAAGATCTATGCAGACAGCGACCAAGCCGCAGCATCTGGACATGCTCAACGGCCCGATCTGGAATAAACTCCCGCGCTATGCCCTGCCCGTCGCCGCGACCGGCATCCTCGGGCAGCTGTTCAACGCGGCCGACATCGCCGTCGTCGGCAACTTCACGGGCGATATGCGCACGGCCGCCGTGGCCGCCGTCGGCGCGAACAGCCCGGTCATCGGCCTGCTTTTGAATCTGTTCATCGGCATCGCGCTCGGCGCGAACGTCGTCATCGCCAACGCCATCGGCCGCGGCGACCGCGAGACCGTGCACCGCGCCGTGCACACCTCCATCGTCACGGCGCTCATCGGCGGCGTGATCGTAGCGGTCTTCGGCCAGTTCATCGCGGCCGGACTCATGGGCCTGCTCAACGTGCCGGAGGATGTGTACCCGCTCGCGCTCGCGTATCTGCGCATCTACCTGCTGGGCATGCCGGTCATTTTGCTGTATAACTTCGAGGCGGCCATCTTCCGCAGCGTCGGCGACACGAAGGTGCCGCTCATCGCGCTGACGGTCTCCGGCGTCCTGAACGTGATCCTCAACCTGTTTTTCGTCATCGTGCTCAAGATGAACGTCAACGGCGTCGCCATTGCGACGGTGCTCTCCAACGCGGTCAGTTCCGTGCTGCTGCTGCGCCGTCTGCTGCACGGCGATCTGGTGCGCGTGGAGCTGAAGCAGCTGCGCATCGACCCCGCCATCTTCCGCAAGATCATGCGCATCGGTCTGCCGGCCGGTATTCAGAGCGCGATCTTCTCGGTGTCGAACATCATCATCCAGTCGGCCATCAACAGCCTCGGCACCGTCGTCATGGCCGCCTCGAGCGCCGCGTTCAACATCGAGATCATCGCCTATGACGTGCTCAACTCCTTCAGCCAGGCGTGCACGACCTTTGTCGGCCAGAACTACGGCGCCGGCAAGATCGACCGCTGCAAAAAAACCATGCTTCTGTCCCTCGGCGAGGACATCATCGCCTCGGCCATCGCCATCGTGATCGTGCTGCTGACGGGCAAGTATCTGCTGGCCATTTTCAACAACGACCCGCAGGTCATTGAGATCGGCTACAGCCGGCTGCTCATTCTCTTCGGATCGTATATCTTCAGCCTGACGTATGAGATCCTGTCCGGCTACCTGCGCGGCTTTGGCATCTCGCTCGTTCCGGCGATCCTGACGCTCTTCGGCGTGTGCGGCGTGCGCATCGTGTGGATCAACACCGTGTTCCCGCTGCACCACACGTTCCGGTCGATCATGCTCGTGTATCCGATCAGTCTTGCGACCACGGCGGTGCTCATCTTCATCGCGCTGCTCATCTACCGGCCGTCGCGCCGGTTCGCGGCGGCGCACAGCAAAAAAAATCCGCAGGCATGATCCATGCAGCCGGCGCGCCCCGCACGGGGCGCGCCGGCCGCATTTGCAATGGCGATGTAAAGAAATTTACATCGCCGGCATGAAGTGATATAATAAAATCCAATATTTTGCATCCTCCCCATTCGGGGCTCATCCTGCATGACCGGAGGATCACTGCCATGCCCAACAGATTGTATCGTCTGAGCCACGGCATTATGACGGTGCTGGCCTGTCTGTTCACGGTACTGGTCTTTTTGCTCAACGTGCTGTACCAATCCGAAGTAAGCTGTACCGCACATGAGGTAACGACCATTTCCGGCAGTCTGAAATTCAGCCTGCTTGTGCTTGTCGTCTGGGCCGTCCTGATCGTCGCGGCCGCTTTTGTGCGCGGCCGATTTCCGGTGCGCAGCATCGAGGAAAAAAGCTGTTTTGCCTGCTGACGGCGCTCTATGCGGTCGCCGCCCTCTACCTGATCCTGAACGTAGATACCACGCTGCGCGCAGACGCCAAATCAGTCTTCAATGCCGCAAAGGCGTTCCGGCTCGGCGACTGCTCCATGTTGCAAAAAGGCGGATATATATACCGCTATCCGCATCAGCTCGGTCTGATGCTGTATGACTGCATCCTGATGCTCTTTCGTGCGGATCCGGCGCTCAATTTCGTCATGAACTTTGTGTTTGTCATCGGCATCAACCATCTGAGCTGCAAAATTTCGGACGCGCTCTTTCACGACAAAGCCGTCAACCTCCTCACAATCGTCTGCACCTTTGCATTTTTGCCGACGGTATCCACGTAGTATTCTCTGCACCAGAACTCCCTATTTCTATACTTATACTTCAGTTCCGG from Clostridiales bacterium carries:
- a CDS encoding MATE family efflux transporter — encoded protein: MQTATKPQHLDMLNGPIWNKLPRYALPVAATGILGQLFNAADIAVVGNFTGDMRTAAVAAVGANSPVIGLLLNLFIGIALGANVVIANAIGRGDRETVHRAVHTSIVTALIGGVIVAVFGQFIAAGLMGLLNVPEDVYPLALAYLRIYLLGMPVILLYNFEAAIFRSVGDTKVPLIALTVSGVLNVILNLFFVIVLKMNVNGVAIATVLSNAVSSVLLLRRLLHGDLVRVELKQLRIDPAIFRKIMRIGLPAGIQSAIFSVSNIIIQSAINSLGTVVMAASSAAFNIEIIAYDVLNSFSQACTTFVGQNYGAGKIDRCKKTMLLSLGEDIIASAIAIVIVLLTGKYLLAIFNNDPQVIEIGYSRLLILFGSYIFSLTYEILSGYLRGFGISLVPAILTLFGVCGVRIVWINTVFPLHHTFRSIMLVYPISLATTAVLIFIALLIYRPSRRFAAAHSKKNPQA